One genomic segment of Candidatus Eremiobacterota bacterium includes these proteins:
- a CDS encoding M2 family metallopeptidase, which produces MLQRLRGLFPFTITAFLLIILSASALRAEVLQSAEEKELQAFAREYTVKMAPLEREANLAEWNAYLTGTKKDYEKMAELSLKRDLLNSSRRDYRKLIRLRDSGKINDPLLARELTLLINEFGPKQIEPGLLKKINDKEAEAQRVFNTYRGIIKGKAVSERDIYDILRTSNDRALRKQAWEAQKGVGPKVAPLLIDLVKLRNKAAHSLGFANYYVMKISFNDQSVDELAGIFNKLYETTEKPFTHYKGKMDEVLAARFGVKQQELRPWDYPNPFFQDSSGTFAKNLDRFFKGKNLPVIATAFYRSAGLPLGDILSRSDLYEKPGKSQHAFCYSIDRGLDIRILLNMRPDEESCGTLLHELGHGVYDLYTRKDMPWLIREPSHTFTTEASAMMFERLTKNPSWLVKMLKAPASEVEALKEGLAMDLALNQLVFCRWTEVMFNFEQELYRDPGQDLNKLWWDTVEKYQHLVRPEGRTAPDWASKVHFASAPVYYHNYMLGELMASQMMHAIGTGVLKRKDWSSMDFVDIPEAGVWLRENIYGPGSHYRWNDLLIRATGETLNPQYFAEQFITESTQ; this is translated from the coding sequence ATGCTCCAGCGACTTCGTGGTCTGTTTCCTTTTACCATAACCGCTTTTTTACTGATCATCCTCAGCGCTTCCGCCCTCAGGGCCGAAGTGCTGCAGAGCGCCGAGGAGAAAGAGCTCCAGGCCTTTGCCAGGGAATATACCGTCAAAATGGCGCCGCTTGAGCGCGAAGCCAACCTTGCCGAGTGGAACGCTTACCTCACCGGCACGAAAAAGGATTATGAAAAAATGGCGGAGCTCTCACTGAAGCGTGACCTTCTCAATTCCAGCCGCAGGGACTATAGGAAGCTCATCAGGCTCCGCGATTCGGGGAAGATCAATGATCCCCTCCTGGCGCGGGAGCTCACCCTTCTCATCAACGAATTCGGCCCCAAGCAGATTGAGCCAGGCCTTCTCAAGAAGATAAATGACAAGGAGGCTGAAGCCCAGCGTGTTTTCAACACCTACCGGGGGATTATCAAGGGAAAGGCGGTCTCCGAGCGCGATATCTATGACATCCTCAGGACAAGCAACGACCGGGCGCTCAGAAAACAGGCCTGGGAGGCTCAGAAAGGCGTGGGTCCGAAAGTGGCCCCCCTCCTCATAGATCTGGTGAAGCTCCGCAACAAGGCTGCTCATTCCCTGGGTTTCGCCAATTATTATGTGATGAAGATTTCCTTTAATGACCAGAGTGTCGATGAGCTTGCCGGAATCTTCAACAAGCTTTATGAAACAACGGAAAAGCCCTTCACCCATTACAAGGGAAAAATGGATGAGGTCCTCGCCGCCCGCTTCGGAGTGAAGCAACAGGAGCTGCGCCCATGGGACTATCCCAACCCCTTTTTCCAGGATTCATCGGGGACCTTTGCGAAAAACCTTGACAGGTTTTTCAAGGGAAAGAACCTCCCCGTAATTGCCACCGCCTTTTACAGGAGCGCCGGTCTTCCCCTTGGCGATATCCTCTCAAGAAGCGACCTGTATGAGAAGCCCGGCAAGTCGCAGCATGCATTCTGCTACAGCATAGACAGGGGCCTGGACATAAGGATTCTCCTCAACATGCGCCCCGATGAGGAATCATGCGGCACGCTGCTCCATGAGCTTGGCCACGGAGTGTACGATCTTTATACCCGCAAGGATATGCCATGGCTGATAAGGGAGCCCTCCCATACCTTCACGACAGAGGCATCGGCAATGATGTTTGAGCGTCTTACCAAAAATCCCTCATGGCTCGTCAAGATGCTGAAGGCCCCCGCTTCTGAAGTGGAGGCCCTGAAAGAGGGCCTCGCCATGGACCTGGCCCTCAACCAGCTTGTGTTCTGCCGCTGGACCGAGGTGATGTTCAACTTTGAGCAGGAGCTTTACCGCGATCCCGGCCAGGATCTCAACAAGCTCTGGTGGGATACGGTGGAGAAATACCAGCACCTTGTGCGCCCTGAGGGGCGCACGGCGCCGGACTGGGCCTCGAAAGTCCATTTCGCCAGCGCCCCCGTCTATTACCACAACTACATGCTTGGCGAGCTCATGGCATCGCAGATGATGCATGCAATAGGGACCGGCGTGCTCAAGCGGAAGGACTGGTCGTCGATGGACTTCGTCGATATTCCCGAGGCAGGGGTGTGGCTCCGTGAAAACATTTACGGGCCTGGTTCTCATTACCGCTGGAACGATCTCCTCATCAGGGCCACGGGGGAGACGCTCAATCCTCAGTATTTCGCCGAACAATTCATCACGGAGAGCACGCAGTAA
- a CDS encoding HD domain-containing phosphohydrolase produces the protein MTQTPDSTKQGKLFEVSDQKTIEKLIKIGTALSVERNLPKLLNTIIGELKFVVAADKASLFLIDKERFELIFFITSDISLKEMRLPLSRKSIAGFVALTGEILRIDDVYLIPSDSPYKFNKDIDKQTGYRTKSMLALPMIDHKNEIIGVIQLINKTVKEEIVPFDTEDESLLFAIASQAAVSIENTRLYHEIEQFFESFVRGLAMAIEARDPVTKGHSRRVRMYSVAIARAMGTFSEEEIRELSYSAWLHDVGKIGVPEYILKKSNRLSDDQIQAVRERFQLIRAMKQSQTYLDICQMRCGPGENPENLKKAQNDKEKALEAELALLAESMAFLEKINGTGFLGDEDLQKLNDIAARTFIDAEGKKRSFLTAEEYEFLAVRKGNLTSRERDDMNAHVQHTKLILDKIRFTKDLKDVPTYASLHHEKLDGTGYPWGYPADKIPVQARILALADIYDALTAQDRPYKKPIPQGKSLDILEEMVQSGHLDREVFITFIKNRIYEMKDEFDTVEKGGDISFVEGIVKREEANAALQAAE, from the coding sequence ATGACTCAGACTCCTGACAGCACAAAGCAGGGCAAGCTATTCGAGGTAAGCGATCAGAAAACCATAGAAAAGCTGATAAAAATCGGCACGGCCCTCTCCGTCGAGAGAAACCTCCCGAAGCTGCTGAACACCATCATAGGGGAGCTGAAATTCGTCGTCGCCGCCGACAAGGCCTCGCTCTTCCTGATAGACAAGGAAAGATTCGAGCTCATCTTCTTCATCACGAGCGATATCTCCCTCAAGGAGATGCGCCTCCCCCTCTCCAGGAAAAGCATCGCGGGCTTTGTGGCACTTACAGGTGAGATCCTGAGGATTGATGACGTCTATCTGATCCCCTCAGACTCGCCTTACAAGTTCAACAAGGACATTGACAAGCAGACGGGGTACCGCACAAAATCGATGCTTGCCCTCCCGATGATAGACCATAAGAACGAAATCATCGGCGTCATCCAGCTCATCAATAAGACCGTGAAAGAAGAGATTGTCCCCTTCGACACCGAGGACGAGAGCCTCCTCTTCGCCATCGCCTCCCAGGCGGCGGTGAGCATCGAGAACACCAGGCTTTACCACGAGATAGAGCAGTTCTTTGAATCCTTCGTGAGAGGACTTGCCATGGCCATTGAAGCAAGAGACCCCGTCACCAAGGGCCACTCCAGGAGGGTAAGGATGTACTCTGTCGCCATCGCAAGGGCAATGGGCACCTTCTCGGAGGAGGAGATCAGGGAGCTCTCGTATTCCGCCTGGCTCCACGACGTGGGAAAAATCGGGGTGCCTGAATACATCCTGAAAAAAAGCAACAGGCTTTCCGACGACCAGATCCAGGCCGTCAGGGAGAGGTTTCAGCTCATCAGGGCAATGAAACAGTCCCAGACCTACCTGGATATCTGCCAGATGCGCTGCGGCCCCGGGGAAAATCCCGAGAATCTTAAAAAGGCCCAGAATGACAAGGAAAAGGCCCTCGAGGCGGAGCTGGCGCTCCTCGCGGAGAGCATGGCCTTCCTCGAGAAAATAAACGGGACAGGCTTTCTCGGCGACGAGGACCTCCAGAAGCTCAACGACATCGCCGCCCGCACCTTTATAGACGCCGAGGGGAAGAAGCGATCCTTCCTCACCGCTGAGGAATATGAGTTCCTTGCCGTAAGGAAAGGCAACCTTACCTCCAGAGAGCGCGATGATATGAACGCCCATGTGCAGCATACCAAGCTCATCCTGGACAAGATACGCTTTACAAAGGACCTTAAGGATGTCCCTACGTACGCCTCGCTGCACCATGAAAAGCTTGACGGCACGGGATACCCCTGGGGCTACCCCGCCGACAAGATCCCCGTCCAGGCCCGCATCCTGGCCCTGGCCGACATCTATGACGCCCTCACGGCCCAGGACAGGCCTTACAAGAAGCCCATCCCCCAGGGGAAATCCCTTGATATTCTCGAAGAGATGGTACAGAGCGGGCACCTTGACCGCGAGGTCTTCATCACCTTCATCAAGAACAGGATCTACGAGATGAAGGACGAGTTCGACACCGTGGAAAAGGGAGGCGACATCTCCTTTGTGGAGGGAATCGTGAAGAGAGAGGAAGCCAATGCTGCTCTGCAGGCGGCCGAATAG
- a CDS encoding ankyrin repeat domain-containing protein, giving the protein MARFCPGCGKKHSDSACRCMACGLPFKAVSGRGTMLDNRYEIEGIIKAGGMGCVLRAFDRHLMRDVAVKKCAPRLTTPEELRYAEERFKKEAHLLTSLSHRGLPRVTDFFMDADPGQPGKRACFLVMSLVEGEDLEALIQKGRPLPFPLEEALGIFRQLLDILHYLHSHDPPVIYRDLCPRNVMLDGGKVYLVDFGIARHFMPHEKGTAIGTPGYAAPEQYKGEASPLSDLFSLGALMHYLLTGENPEDRPFMHYDPVRSHNTAVPRQLAALIESMLSIAPQKRPPSAHRVLEALSEKGALLASLRKFLAASPEASKLPPKTIHEAIRAGDLKSVKASLSAGASLEARDSRYGATPLHWAAFTGRDAIARHLAARGADLDSRAGKGQTPLHWAAADNQRKTAALFLRLGADPAAADDDGRTALHMASMKGHEEMAALLVKGGASLQARDRDGLTPALLAIRRGHRGTARRILKACATLFQAIEKNDAAHVRACIAAGFRLGEKDALNGDTPLHRAASCGRHELVKLLLEARPPLDEKNARGQTPLHLAVLAGDTSSVIHLSQAGAAPSIEDDYGKKPLDYAVKAHRREMICVLHSLSYATVAGAIAEHDLVALEGFIARGIKVNGKDGNLGASPLHWAAFHGARDIAALLISRGASPAAKTKRGETPLDWAIRQGHSEVASLLAGRNSPPLPLTTPCDKDYPP; this is encoded by the coding sequence ATGGCACGATTCTGCCCGGGATGCGGAAAAAAGCACAGTGACTCAGCCTGCAGGTGTATGGCATGCGGCCTGCCTTTCAAGGCCGTCAGCGGCCGGGGAACGATGCTGGATAACCGCTATGAGATTGAAGGCATCATAAAAGCAGGCGGCATGGGATGCGTCTTAAGGGCATTTGACAGGCACCTCATGCGGGACGTGGCGGTAAAAAAATGCGCCCCCAGGCTCACCACCCCCGAAGAGCTGCGCTATGCCGAGGAGCGCTTTAAAAAAGAGGCTCACCTCCTCACCAGCCTCAGCCACCGTGGGCTTCCCAGGGTCACTGACTTCTTCATGGATGCCGATCCCGGGCAGCCGGGGAAAAGAGCCTGTTTCCTCGTGATGTCCCTGGTTGAAGGCGAGGACCTTGAAGCCCTCATCCAGAAAGGCCGGCCCCTCCCCTTCCCCCTTGAAGAGGCCCTGGGCATCTTCAGGCAGCTTCTTGATATCCTCCATTATCTCCACTCCCACGATCCGCCGGTGATATACAGGGACCTGTGCCCCCGCAACGTGATGCTGGACGGGGGAAAGGTGTACCTCGTGGATTTTGGCATAGCCCGTCACTTCATGCCTCACGAGAAAGGCACCGCCATCGGGACTCCCGGCTATGCGGCGCCCGAGCAGTATAAGGGTGAAGCGAGCCCCCTGAGCGACCTTTTTTCGCTGGGGGCGCTCATGCACTACCTTCTTACGGGAGAAAACCCGGAAGACCGACCTTTCATGCACTATGATCCTGTAAGATCCCACAATACTGCAGTTCCCCGTCAGCTCGCCGCCCTCATTGAATCCATGCTGAGCATCGCTCCCCAGAAGCGCCCCCCTTCGGCGCACCGGGTCCTCGAGGCCCTCTCTGAAAAGGGCGCCCTCCTCGCATCATTGAGAAAATTCCTTGCTGCTTCGCCGGAAGCCTCGAAATTACCGCCAAAAACTATTCATGAGGCCATAAGGGCCGGCGATCTCAAATCGGTGAAGGCGAGTCTCTCGGCAGGAGCATCGCTTGAGGCAAGAGACTCAAGATACGGCGCCACTCCCCTTCACTGGGCAGCATTCACCGGGAGAGATGCTATCGCCCGGCACCTTGCTGCCAGGGGGGCCGACCTCGATTCCCGTGCCGGAAAGGGCCAGACGCCCCTCCACTGGGCAGCGGCGGACAACCAGAGAAAAACGGCGGCCCTTTTCCTGAGGCTTGGGGCAGATCCGGCCGCGGCAGACGACGACGGGAGGACAGCCCTTCACATGGCCTCCATGAAAGGCCACGAGGAGATGGCGGCCCTGCTTGTGAAGGGAGGCGCCTCACTGCAGGCCAGGGACCGTGACGGGCTCACGCCGGCGCTGCTTGCGATCCGCAGGGGGCACAGGGGGACTGCCAGGAGGATCCTGAAGGCATGCGCGACGCTTTTCCAAGCCATAGAGAAAAACGACGCCGCCCATGTGAGGGCCTGCATCGCCGCAGGGTTCAGGCTCGGCGAAAAGGATGCCCTCAACGGCGATACGCCTCTCCACAGGGCGGCATCATGCGGACGCCACGAGCTGGTGAAGCTTCTCCTGGAAGCCCGCCCCCCCCTCGACGAGAAGAATGCCCGGGGTCAGACTCCCCTCCACCTGGCGGTTCTGGCCGGTGACACCTCTTCGGTCATTCACCTCTCGCAGGCTGGCGCAGCGCCGTCAATTGAGGACGACTACGGGAAAAAGCCCCTTGATTACGCCGTGAAAGCCCATAGGCGCGAGATGATATGCGTGCTGCATTCCCTCTCGTACGCCACTGTCGCAGGTGCCATCGCAGAGCACGATCTTGTTGCCCTTGAGGGATTCATAGCAAGGGGCATCAAGGTCAACGGGAAAGACGGCAATCTCGGGGCTTCTCCGCTCCACTGGGCTGCCTTTCACGGCGCCAGGGATATAGCGGCCCTCCTTATCTCCCGCGGCGCCTCACCTGCCGCGAAAACTAAAAGAGGCGAGACACCGCTTGACTGGGCCATCCGGCAGGGGCACTCCGAAGTAGCTTCTCTGCTTGCCGGGAGGAATTCCCCCCCGCTGCCTCTAACTACTCCCTGTGACAAAGACTACCCGCCATAA